In Pleurocapsa sp. PCC 7319, the following are encoded in one genomic region:
- a CDS encoding DUF1822 family protein, whose amino-acid sequence MNLDVDTALKMVDKAVNQHLGRGLNPPEEAVIRGTWQKIGYKEMENTTEFSRNYLMRDVAPKLWKLLSHVFGKPVNKHNFRSVLENLPVNQEYIEVRKNQIITDRLAPNPNNTETYLSELWQEIAEGSFIGRETELNTLKQWILEDRLQLISVLGINGIGKTSLCQQFTRLYGDQFDCVVWQSLASHLAITELISQLNRKVAYLLSKERDCHGQQLEHLLAVMSEKRCLIVLDGLETLLQKGTTNREYLSEYVNYQQFFYKIATLSHQSCVLVTSVENPKNNLALETATSLVRSLLLSGLTIEDAGLFLGISITDEPNWNHLIEKYQGHPLALKIIQKTIKDIFNDNVNEFLAQKIFIFGEIEDMLAHTLGRLSSIELEILYCLAVETKPLSINQIRNNINLTIDKADLLNSLVSLERRGLLETLQIKEQSLFTLGAMIHAYLSKKLIERATSTSFSYSSERNFTSKEDFIDLSVPANTQQANLSKWQQGDFETDWQSIEKLLLNTQKLSERLRGTYYLQPDMSIKRCKAIKLGSESVVLLVEIKPDSQGYLSIRVQVYPPPAKSTLPANLKLSLINDSGDFLREVISRREDNFIQLPLIRGKAPEKFTIGLAMNDLFIQENFMM is encoded by the coding sequence ATGAATCTAGACGTAGATACGGCTTTGAAGATGGTTGATAAAGCGGTAAATCAACATTTAGGTAGGGGTTTAAATCCTCCTGAAGAAGCTGTGATTAGAGGTACTTGGCAAAAAATTGGCTATAAAGAGATGGAAAATACCACTGAGTTTAGCCGCAACTATCTTATGCGCGATGTTGCCCCCAAATTATGGAAATTACTGTCTCACGTGTTTGGTAAGCCAGTAAACAAGCATAATTTTCGCTCCGTGCTAGAAAACTTGCCCGTAAATCAAGAGTATATAGAGGTGAGGAAAAATCAAATTATTACCGATCGCCTGGCACCAAACCCAAACAATACAGAAACATACTTATCAGAGCTTTGGCAAGAAATAGCTGAGGGAAGTTTTATTGGTAGAGAGACAGAACTCAATACTTTAAAACAATGGATATTAGAAGATAGATTACAATTAATATCGGTGTTGGGCATAAATGGTATTGGTAAAACATCTTTATGTCAGCAATTTACTCGCCTGTATGGCGATCAATTTGATTGTGTAGTTTGGCAGTCTCTTGCTTCACACCTAGCTATAACAGAATTAATTTCTCAGTTAAACCGAAAAGTAGCATACCTTTTATCAAAAGAGCGTGATTGTCATGGGCAGCAATTAGAACATCTATTAGCTGTAATGAGCGAAAAACGTTGCTTAATTGTTTTAGATGGTCTCGAAACACTTTTACAGAAAGGTACTACCAACAGAGAATATCTGTCAGAATATGTCAACTATCAGCAGTTTTTCTATAAAATTGCTACTTTATCTCATCAAAGTTGCGTCCTAGTCACAAGTGTCGAAAATCCTAAAAATAACCTGGCTTTGGAAACAGCAACATCTTTAGTTCGTTCACTACTACTTTCAGGTTTAACCATCGAAGATGCAGGTTTATTTTTAGGAATATCTATTACGGATGAACCAAACTGGAATCATCTAATCGAAAAATATCAGGGACACCCTCTAGCCTTAAAAATTATCCAAAAAACGATTAAAGATATTTTTAATGACAATGTCAACGAGTTTTTAGCCCAAAAAATCTTTATTTTTGGCGAAATTGAGGATATGTTGGCTCATACTTTAGGGAGGTTGTCTTCTATAGAGCTAGAGATTCTTTACTGCTTGGCAGTTGAAACTAAACCTCTTTCGATCAATCAAATTCGAAATAATATTAATTTAACTATTGATAAAGCGGACTTATTAAACAGTTTGGTCTCCCTGGAAAGACGAGGATTGCTGGAAACTTTACAAATCAAAGAACAGTCTTTATTTACTCTCGGTGCCATGATTCATGCTTATCTTAGCAAGAAGCTAATCGAGCGAGCTACTTCTACATCTTTCTCCTACTCATCAGAGCGAAATTTCACCTCTAAAGAAGATTTTATTGACTTAAGTGTTCCAGCAAATACTCAACAAGCTAATTTGAGTAAATGGCAACAAGGTGATTTTGAAACTGATTGGCAATCGATTGAAAAGCTATTACTAAATACCCAAAAACTTTCTGAGCGGTTAAGAGGTACTTATTATTTGCAGCCTGATATGTCTATCAAACGTTGTAAAGCAATTAAGCTAGGGTCTGAGTCAGTAGTGTTATTAGTAGAAATTAAGCCCGATTCTCAGGGATATTTATCAATTCGCGTTCAAGTATATCCTCCACCAGCAAAAAGTACACTACCTGCTAATCTGAAATTGAGCTTAATTAATGATTCAGGTGATTTTTTACGAGAAGTCATCTCTCGTAGGGAGGATAATTTTATTCAGCTTCCTCTAATTAGGGGAAAAGCTCCAGAAAAATTTACGATTGGTTTAGCAATGAATGATTTATTCATTCAAGAAAATTTTATGATGTAA
- a CDS encoding helix-turn-helix domain-containing protein: MFNELSQSRDSQSDYSQPKINIHKRLLSPFQKKLLQEKLQTNLRPEYRRRIEIMLLADRGCSQTKICATLNCSHETARYWTRVAQAGDAHKWQELPIGRPKTVNERYLNRLQELVSQNPQDFGYAFNRWTAYWLSKHLAEELGIQVSERHVNRLLKKMGLSTRRSRLDVDMDSSSIHHFQELNSLKSQNSNIIIGNLKGSKPAQIASFSPFQLT, encoded by the coding sequence ATGTTTAATGAACTGTCTCAATCAAGAGATTCTCAGAGCGACTATTCGCAACCTAAAATAAATATTCATAAGCGATTACTATCTCCTTTTCAAAAAAAGTTACTTCAAGAAAAATTGCAGACAAATCTACGCCCAGAGTATCGTCGGCGAATTGAAATCATGTTGCTAGCAGATCGAGGATGCTCTCAAACTAAAATTTGTGCTACTTTAAACTGTTCTCATGAAACAGCCCGATATTGGACTCGTGTGGCTCAAGCGGGAGATGCTCACAAGTGGCAAGAATTACCCATAGGTAGACCCAAGACCGTTAATGAAAGATATCTCAATCGATTACAAGAACTAGTCAGTCAAAATCCTCAAGATTTCGGCTATGCATTTAACCGTTGGACAGCATATTGGTTAAGTAAGCATCTAGCTGAGGAGCTTGGCATACAAGTAAGCGAACGCCACGTTAATCGCTTATTAAAAAAGATGGGATTATCAACGCGTCGATCGCGATTAGATGTAGATATGGATAGTTCATCAATACACCATTTCCAGGAATTAAATTCATTAAAATCACAAAATTCCAACATTATTATAGGCAATCTCAAGGGGAGTAAACCAGCTCAGATCGCTAGTTTTAGTCCTTTTCAACTCACATAA